A genomic window from Leptolyngbya sp. BL0902 includes:
- a CDS encoding R3H domain-containing nucleic acid-binding protein, which yields MVSDHNAQSLANNSPKVESPSASSPAPAAPSTEPNPSATAAPPQANLQTSTDITDDLGQLLSILPPSIRDSVTQHPQRASLVEVVLDLGRLPEARFFNGVEYLSETPVTHADLEHCIERVGTFGGDNRAGIEKTLHRISAIRNRSGTIIGLTCRVGRAVFGTIGMIRDLVETGKSILMLGRPGVGKTTALREIARVLADDLQKRVVIIDTSNEIAGDGDIPHPAIGRARRMQVARPEEQHRVMIEAVENHMPEVIVIDEIGTELEALAARTIAERGVQLVGTAHGNRLENLIKNPTLSDLIGGIQSVTLGDEEARRRGSQKSVLERKAPPTFDIAVEMLERQRWVVHDDVTVTIDNLLRGRQPGQQIRTVDENQKVIITHELPGSGREVSKPSRSGLGWRAAGQMMPPNSPSRRSLDNGSYLRASLGSDAPLPQPRSEWMELLEPADDREDLENALGDSLRLYPYGVSRHQIERVIQTMGMPVVITKDLDNADAVLALRSHSKTQAKLKHMAQGRNLPVHLVKANSIPQITRALQRLLRLDDDPESVNLELFTHSGGEDELEALEEARLAVEQIVIPKGQPVELLPRSARIRKMQHELAEHYRLKSLSCGEEPNRRLRIYPA from the coding sequence ATGGTTAGCGATCACAACGCCCAGTCCTTGGCTAACAATTCCCCAAAGGTTGAGTCGCCCTCTGCTAGCTCACCTGCCCCCGCTGCCCCGTCTACTGAACCCAACCCGTCTGCCACCGCTGCCCCACCCCAGGCCAACCTCCAAACCAGCACCGATATCACCGACGATTTAGGCCAACTTCTCAGCATTCTGCCCCCCAGCATTCGAGACAGCGTCACTCAGCATCCCCAGCGGGCTAGCCTGGTAGAAGTGGTGCTGGATTTAGGGCGCTTGCCCGAAGCCCGGTTTTTCAACGGTGTGGAGTACCTGTCGGAAACGCCTGTCACCCACGCAGATTTGGAACACTGCATTGAGCGGGTGGGCACCTTTGGCGGCGATAACCGAGCCGGAATTGAAAAAACCCTCCACCGCATCAGCGCTATTCGTAACCGTTCCGGCACCATCATTGGGCTGACCTGCCGGGTGGGTCGAGCCGTGTTTGGCACCATCGGCATGATTCGCGACTTAGTGGAAACCGGGAAGTCGATCCTGATGCTGGGGCGTCCTGGGGTAGGGAAAACCACCGCCCTGCGCGAAATCGCCCGCGTTTTGGCCGATGATCTGCAAAAACGGGTCGTCATCATCGACACCTCCAACGAAATTGCGGGCGATGGCGATATTCCCCACCCCGCCATTGGCCGCGCCCGTCGGATGCAGGTGGCCCGTCCAGAGGAACAGCATCGGGTGATGATCGAGGCGGTGGAAAACCACATGCCAGAAGTGATCGTCATCGACGAAATCGGGACAGAGCTAGAAGCTCTCGCGGCCCGCACCATTGCCGAACGGGGGGTGCAGCTCGTCGGCACGGCCCACGGCAATCGGCTGGAAAACCTGATCAAAAACCCCACTCTCTCCGACCTGATTGGCGGCATCCAGTCCGTTACCCTGGGCGATGAGGAAGCCCGCCGCCGAGGCAGTCAGAAAAGCGTGCTGGAACGCAAGGCCCCGCCCACCTTTGACATTGCGGTGGAAATGCTGGAGCGTCAGCGCTGGGTGGTTCATGACGACGTGACCGTCACCATCGACAACCTATTGCGGGGTCGCCAGCCCGGTCAGCAAATTCGCACCGTAGACGAAAACCAAAAGGTGATCATCACCCACGAACTCCCCGGTTCTGGGCGGGAAGTGTCCAAGCCTTCCCGGTCGGGTCTAGGTTGGCGGGCCGCTGGCCAAATGATGCCCCCCAACAGCCCATCTCGCCGCAGCCTAGACAACGGATCCTACCTGCGGGCCAGCCTCGGCAGCGATGCCCCCCTACCTCAGCCCCGGTCTGAGTGGATGGAGCTACTGGAGCCAGCGGACGACCGCGAAGATTTAGAGAATGCCCTAGGGGACAGCCTGCGTCTCTATCCCTATGGGGTCAGTCGCCATCAAATTGAGCGCGTCATCCAGACGATGGGAATGCCCGTCGTGATTACCAAGGATCTCGATAACGCCGATGCCGTGCTGGCGCTACGATCCCACAGCAAAACCCAGGCCAAACTCAAACACATGGCCCAGGGGCGCAACCTCCCGGTTCACCTGGTGAAGGCCAACAGCATTCCCCAAATTACCCGCGCCCTTCAGCGTCTCCTGCGCCTAGACGACGACCCTGAATCCGTCAACCTAGAGCTGTTTACCCACAGTGGTGGCGAAGATGAATTGGAAGCCCTAGAGGAAGCCCGCCTCGCCGTCGAGCAAATTGTGATTCCTAAAGGGCAACCCGTAGAACTTCTGCCCCGCTCCGCCCGCATCCGCAAAATGCAGCACGAACTCGCGGAACACTATCGCCTGAAGTCCCTCAGTTGCGGCGAGGAACCCAACCGACGCCTGCGTATCTACCCGGCCTAA
- the psb27 gene encoding photosystem II protein Psb27, protein MKTLLSRLFALMLVAVIGLTGCSAGTSGLLSGDYRQDTLMLVDSLRTAITLPDDDPAKAEAQATAKVVISDFASRYRRDSSVATLSSFTTMRTALNAIAGHYSSYPNRPLPEKLKTRVEQELKQVEAALKREA, encoded by the coding sequence ATGAAAACCCTACTTTCTCGCTTATTTGCGCTGATGCTCGTTGCAGTCATTGGCCTCACCGGGTGTAGCGCTGGCACCAGCGGCCTTCTCTCCGGGGACTACCGCCAGGATACCCTGATGCTCGTTGATAGCCTCAGAACTGCCATCACGCTCCCTGACGATGATCCAGCCAAGGCCGAAGCCCAGGCCACCGCTAAAGTTGTGATCAGCGACTTTGCCTCCCGCTACCGCCGGGATTCCTCCGTGGCGACCCTGAGCTCCTTCACCACCATGCGTACTGCCCTGAATGCCATCGCAGGGCACTACAGTTCCTACCCCAATCGGCCCCTGCCCGAAAAGCTCAAAACCCGAGTTGAGCAAGAACTGAAGCAAGTAGAGGCCGCACTCAAGCGAGAAGCCTAA
- the rpmJ gene encoding 50S ribosomal protein L36, with protein sequence MKVRASVRKMCDKCRVIRRRGRVMVICSNPKHKQRQG encoded by the coding sequence ATGAAAGTCCGTGCGTCTGTTCGCAAAATGTGCGACAAGTGTAGGGTGATTCGCCGTCGAGGGCGAGTCATGGTGATTTGCTCTAACCCTAAACACAAGCAACGCCAAGGTTAG
- the rpsM gene encoding 30S ribosomal protein S13, with protein MARIAGVDLPRDKRVEIGLTYIYGIGLTRSKEILAKTGVSPDIRVKDLTDTDVAKLRDAVESDYQVEGDLRRLESMNIKRLMDIGSYRGRRHRAGLPVRGQRTRTNSRTRRGGTRRTVAGKKKAPKK; from the coding sequence GTGGCACGGATAGCAGGCGTGGACTTGCCACGCGACAAACGAGTTGAAATTGGCCTGACCTACATCTACGGTATTGGCCTCACCCGCTCCAAGGAAATTCTAGCGAAGACTGGGGTCAGCCCTGACATCAGGGTCAAAGATCTGACGGATACGGATGTCGCTAAACTGCGGGATGCCGTTGAAAGCGACTACCAGGTTGAAGGGGATCTGCGTCGTCTAGAGAGCATGAACATCAAGCGATTGATGGACATCGGCTCCTATCGGGGACGTCGTCATCGGGCTGGGCTACCTGTGCGCGGTCAACGGACTCGCACCAATTCTCGCACTCGCCGAGGCGGCACCCGTCGCACGGTGGCAGGCAAGAAGAAAGCACCCAAGAAGTAA
- the rpsK gene encoding 30S ribosomal protein S11, with the protein MAKPTRKTGPRKSKKNIPSGVAHIRSTFNNTIVTITDQSGEAISWASAGSSGFKGAKKGTPFAAQTAADSAARRAMDQGMRQIEVMVSGPGAGRETAIRALQGAGLEITLIRDVTPIPHNGCRPPKRRRV; encoded by the coding sequence ATGGCCAAACCAACCCGAAAAACTGGTCCCCGTAAGAGTAAGAAAAACATTCCGAGCGGGGTTGCCCACATTCGCTCCACCTTTAACAACACGATTGTGACCATCACAGATCAGTCCGGTGAGGCGATTTCTTGGGCCTCAGCGGGATCAAGTGGTTTCAAGGGAGCCAAGAAGGGCACCCCCTTTGCCGCCCAAACCGCTGCTGACAGCGCTGCCCGCCGTGCAATGGATCAGGGGATGCGCCAGATCGAGGTCATGGTGAGTGGCCCAGGTGCAGGGCGTGAAACCGCCATCCGTGCTCTGCAAGGAGCAGGTCTAGAGATCACCCTAATTCGGGACGTGACCCCCATTCCTCACAATGGCTGCCGTCCTCCCAAACGGCGACGGGTCTAA
- a CDS encoding DNA-directed RNA polymerase subunit alpha, protein MAQFHVDCIESVVEPDKGQYGRFIIEPLERSQGITVGNALRRVLLSNLEGVAITAVRIAGATHEFSTITGVREDVLDILLNMKAITLKSHSNQAQIGRLLVQGPARVTADHFDLPSEVEVVNPGQYVATVAEGHTLEMEFRIERGQGYRAVDRSKDDATALDFIQIDSVFMPVTKVNYTVDEVVISGSMQKDQLTMDIWTNGSITPQQAMSQAADILVNLFVPLKDVTLEPKPDADPEENDNPHNQIPIEELRLSVRAYNCLKRAQINSVADLLDFSQEDLLEIKNFGQKSAEEVIEALQDRLGITLPLEKASKTA, encoded by the coding sequence GTGGCACAGTTTCATGTCGATTGTATCGAGTCAGTTGTAGAGCCCGACAAAGGGCAGTATGGGCGTTTTATCATTGAGCCCTTGGAGCGCAGTCAGGGCATTACCGTAGGCAATGCGCTACGGCGAGTTCTGCTCTCCAACCTAGAGGGTGTGGCAATCACCGCCGTACGAATTGCTGGGGCGACCCATGAATTTTCGACTATTACGGGGGTGCGGGAGGATGTGCTAGACATTCTCCTAAATATGAAGGCCATCACCCTCAAGAGCCACTCCAACCAGGCTCAAATTGGGCGTCTTCTCGTCCAAGGCCCAGCTCGCGTTACCGCTGATCACTTTGACCTACCCTCCGAAGTTGAGGTGGTTAACCCTGGTCAGTACGTAGCGACCGTTGCTGAGGGGCACACCCTTGAAATGGAGTTTCGCATCGAGCGGGGCCAAGGCTACCGGGCGGTGGATCGCAGCAAAGACGATGCAACGGCCCTAGACTTCATTCAGATCGACTCCGTGTTTATGCCTGTCACTAAGGTGAATTACACCGTCGATGAAGTGGTGATTTCTGGTTCTATGCAAAAAGACCAGCTCACCATGGATATTTGGACTAACGGCAGCATCACCCCTCAACAGGCGATGAGTCAGGCGGCGGATATCTTGGTCAACCTTTTTGTTCCTCTCAAAGACGTCACCCTTGAGCCCAAGCCAGACGCCGATCCAGAGGAAAACGACAATCCGCACAACCAGATTCCCATTGAGGAACTACGGCTGTCGGTACGCGCCTACAACTGCCTCAAGCGGGCTCAGATCAACTCCGTTGCTGACCTGCTCGACTTCAGCCAAGAAGATCTTCTAGAGATCAAAAACTTTGGCCAGAAGTCGGCGGAAGAGGTCATTGAGGCCCTACAGGATCGCCTTGGGATTACCCTGCCCCTAGAGAAAGCGTCTAAGACCGCCTAG